The Pyxidicoccus sp. MSG2 DNA segment CGCAAACGCTCCGGCATGGCCACCGCCTTGCGCGTCTGGCGGTCCACGAAGACGTGCACGAAGTACCCGTGGGCCGCAGCCTGCGCCTCGCCCTCCTTGAAGATGCCGATGCCATAGGTGACGGAGCGATTGCCGAGCTTGTCCACGCGAAGCCCCGCGCGGAGCCGGTCCGGGTACGCGAGTGGCGCGCGGTACGAGCACTTCGACTCCACCACCAGGCCGATGATGGACGCGGTGTGGATGTCCAGGCCGCCCTCGTGGATGAGGTAGTGGTTCGCGACCGTGTCGAAGTAGCTGTAGTAGGTGACGTTGTTGATGTGGCCGTAGACGTCGTTGTCCATCCACCGCGTGGTGATGGGCAGGAAGTAACGGTAGCGCTCGTCGGACTCGACCTCGGACACGGTGGTGGCCTCCTCCCGGTGGGTTACCAGTAGCGCAGCGCCTGTCGGAACAGGTCCGTGAGCACCGGCCGGCTCATCTCGCGAGGCGCGTTCTGCAACAGGCGCTGCTGGGGGAAGGCGCCCTCCGTGAGGGCCGCGACGTCCGCCTCGGTGTAGCCGACCCCGCCCAGCCCGTTCGGCATGCCCACCGCGCGCATGATGCGGATGACTTCCCGGGCGAGCACCTCGCCCGCGTCCTCCGGCCGGGCACCCCGCGTGTCCGCGCCCAGGCCCTGCGCGGCCTCCAGGTGTCGCTCGGGGCTGACCTCCGCCGTGAAGCGGAACACGGAGGGCGCATTCACGATGACGGCCATGCCATGCGGAACCAGGGGCTCCTCCTCGGGATAACCCGAGGGCCGGAAGTCGCGCACCAGCCCGGCCACCGCGTACGCCATGCCATGCGGCGCATGGACGCCCGCATTGCCGAAGGCGATACCCGCGAGCGTGGCGGCCCACATCGTCTGCTCGCGGGCCTCGGTGTCCGTGGCGTCCTTCACCGCGCGCTCCAGGTACAGCCCCATCAGGCGCAGGGCTTCGCGGCAGCCCAGGTCGCTCCATGGGTTGGCACCCTGGCTCATGGGCCGGAGGCTCGGCCGCGCGGGGGCGGGCCGGCGCACATAGGGCCTCGCGGTATAGGACTCCAGCGCGTGGGAGAGCACGTCCAGCCCGCTGGCGGCCACGACTTCACCGGGCAGGCTCGCGGTGCAGTCCGGGTCGATGAGCGCCTCCGTGGGCCGCAGCGCGGGCGACGCGATGCCCGTCTTCGCGGACAGGGAGAGCAGGTCGAAGATGGTGATGCCCGTCACTTCGCTGCCCGTGCCCGACGTGGTGGGGCACGCGATGTGCGGCTTGAGCGGACCGGGCACCGGCTTGCCCGCACCCACGGGCGCGTTGACGTACGTGAGGAGGTCCGCGGGGTGCGTGGCATAGAGGTTGGCGGCCTTGCACGTGTCGATGACCGAGCCGCCTCCCAGCGACACGTAGCCGTCCGGCTTCACCTCCGCCGCGAAGCGCGCCGCGTCCAGGAAGGACTTGTCCGTGGGCTCGACGTGCACGTCGGTGAAGACGACCACGTCCAGCCCGGCGCTGAGCAGCGACTGGCGGGCCTTCTCGAAGAAGGGCAGCCGCGCCACGCGCGCGTCGGAGAACAGCGCCACGCGCTTCATCCCCAGCGCCCGGGCCCGGTCCCCCAACTCCGCGAGACAGCCGCGCCCGAAGGTGACCCGGGACGTGTCCACGGTGAAGGCGCCGTCGCAGCCCTCGCCAACGGGGTGGTAGTGGCAGCAGCCCATCACGTCCTCCTGAACCGGTTGCGAGCGCAATCTACAGCGCGCCACCCGGCCAGGGCTGTCCAGATGCGGGGAACGACACCCGGTCGACCCGCTCGTTCCGCCTGGCGGAATGACGGTGGGTTTCCGGCCACGACGCTCGCCGTGGACTGCATCCCGGCTCACGTCCTGCTCGTCGGAATTCCCCTCCTCTTCTGGCTCGGCCGCCGACTGTTCGCGGAGCGAGCACGCGCCGAGCGGTCCGGCCCATGTGCCTGGGCCGGACCGAGACGTCACATCAGTCCCAGCGGCTGTTGAGCTTCAGCTTCCACGAGCGCAGCGTGCCGCTGCCGACGCCCGAGGGGTTGGTGACGCGCAGCAGCCAGCGCCCGTTGATGGAGGCGTCGCGAGAGATTCCCCGCGTCACGGAGATGAGCGACGGAGGCGTGCCCTCGTTCGGCCCGTCCCACAGCAGCGCGGAGTCACCGCCCGGATCCACCAGCGTCAGCACCAGCCGGTGGGGCGCGGTGTGCACCAGGTCCAGCTCCACGAGGATGTCCTCGGGCACCGTGGCCAGTCCCACCACGGCGACGGTGGACTCCACCGGCGCGGTGGTGGACGGCAGCGACACGTCCGCGTAGCGGGTGAACTCCCCCGTCATCCACGCGGGCCGGCACCAGCCCTCGGGATAGCCGGACGGGACGGCATGGCAGGCGAGCTTTGCCTGGCACGGCACGAAGACGGAGCAGGTGTCACCGTCCCCGGGGATGGGGGCGGTGTTGATGCAGCGGCCGAAGTTGCTGGAGCCATCATTCGGCCGGCCCTCGCAGACGAGCCCTGCCTGGCAGGTGCCCGCGCCGGTGCACGGGTCGCCCTCGGGGGCCAGCGCCGTCATCGCCTTGAGGCCCTGGAGCGCGGTGAAGTCCACGTGGGTCAGCCGGGACAGCTTCACCAGGTTGAAGAGCGGGCGCGCGGCCAGGATGTCCTGCACCGCGAGCGCCGGAATGCCGGAGGCGGTCAGCGTGGGGCCGCTCTCGGTGTTGGCGGCCTTCAGCGCGCGGCGGGCCTCGGCCACGGTGAAGTCGAGCCCGTCGAAGTTGCCCACCAGCGCATCCAGCGGCAGTCCCGTCACGCGGCCGGTGCCCTTGGCGTACCACTCCAGGTCCGCGAGCGCGGCCGGGCCCACGTACGGCACCGCGTCCACCTGGGCGATGGAGACGAAGCGGCGGTCATCCGCGGTGTGCTCGATGCCGTCGGGGCCCTTTCGCCAGGCAATCAGATTCTGCGCGGCGAGCGCGTTCAGCGGCACGTCGTTGTCCAGCACGCTGAGCGTGGTGGAATTGTCATTGAGGAACGCCAGCACGCCCGTCGCGGCGGGCGTGCTGTCGGCGAGCGCCTGCGCCTGGGACGACACCAGGGCGGAGGCGGTGGGCTCGCCACCGGAAGGAGGGGCCCCACAGCTGAGCAGGGCGGGAAGCCCCACGGACACGGCGAAGAAGCGGGAGAGTCTGGAGGTCATGGCCTCCGTGTACATCATGAGTCCGACGGACCCAATCATGGCCTTCGCGTCAGTGCCCTTCCGCCGCGAAGC contains these protein-coding regions:
- a CDS encoding proprotein convertase P-domain-containing protein, with protein sequence MTSRLSRFFAVSVGLPALLSCGAPPSGGEPTASALVSSQAQALADSTPAATGVLAFLNDNSTTLSVLDNDVPLNALAAQNLIAWRKGPDGIEHTADDRRFVSIAQVDAVPYVGPAALADLEWYAKGTGRVTGLPLDALVGNFDGLDFTVAEARRALKAANTESGPTLTASGIPALAVQDILAARPLFNLVKLSRLTHVDFTALQGLKAMTALAPEGDPCTGAGTCQAGLVCEGRPNDGSSNFGRCINTAPIPGDGDTCSVFVPCQAKLACHAVPSGYPEGWCRPAWMTGEFTRYADVSLPSTTAPVESTVAVVGLATVPEDILVELDLVHTAPHRLVLTLVDPGGDSALLWDGPNEGTPPSLISVTRGISRDASINGRWLLRVTNPSGVGSGTLRSWKLKLNSRWD
- a CDS encoding acyl-CoA thioesterase encodes the protein MSEVESDERYRYFLPITTRWMDNDVYGHINNVTYYSYFDTVANHYLIHEGGLDIHTASIIGLVVESKCSYRAPLAYPDRLRAGLRVDKLGNRSVTYGIGIFKEGEAQAAAHGYFVHVFVDRQTRKAVAMPERLREALARITIC
- a CDS encoding hydroxyacid-oxoacid transhydrogenase, with protein sequence MGCCHYHPVGEGCDGAFTVDTSRVTFGRGCLAELGDRARALGMKRVALFSDARVARLPFFEKARQSLLSAGLDVVVFTDVHVEPTDKSFLDAARFAAEVKPDGYVSLGGGSVIDTCKAANLYATHPADLLTYVNAPVGAGKPVPGPLKPHIACPTTSGTGSEVTGITIFDLLSLSAKTGIASPALRPTEALIDPDCTASLPGEVVAASGLDVLSHALESYTARPYVRRPAPARPSLRPMSQGANPWSDLGCREALRLMGLYLERAVKDATDTEAREQTMWAATLAGIAFGNAGVHAPHGMAYAVAGLVRDFRPSGYPEEEPLVPHGMAVIVNAPSVFRFTAEVSPERHLEAAQGLGADTRGARPEDAGEVLAREVIRIMRAVGMPNGLGGVGYTEADVAALTEGAFPQQRLLQNAPREMSRPVLTDLFRQALRYW